In Takifugu flavidus isolate HTHZ2018 chromosome 1, ASM371156v2, whole genome shotgun sequence, the DNA window CAAAACCGCCTGTAGGGCTAATATCAGCGCCGACCATCTCTCCTTGGTTTTATATCACTTACGTTCGTGctctcccagcacctcctcctttGTTCTGAACCGTCTCTGCACTGCACTGTCGGTTGCACTGCTCCCTCCCCGAGCTCGACTCTCCTCTCACGTTTTTCACCTCCATTCCTTCACGCTCTCATCGCCATTCGTCCATTAAAACACAATCAACGTTCTCTATCGTTAACCTCATTTCTctcttccctttcctctctgCACTGTTAAATTTATGTTgatgatctttttttaaatcgaaTTTCGGAGTCCATAGACTGAGGGAGACTTTATTGGGTCCTGAAGGTCATTGGGCTGcaggtgtctcacacacacacacacacaccacacacacacacatgcagtagTTTTACTCGAGGGGACTCAGCCCCCCACCAATATTACAGTGAGCCTCTGGTTCATTTATTCAAGCCATTAACACGCTGGTGCACAGATGTAGCTCCGTGCTGCAGCGGTGAGAAGGAAGGAGCACAAGAATGCCCGATGAGATAAATCAGTATGAAGTGACAAATTACCATTCCTCCTTTTATCCTCTCCCTCCGACTCTTCCTTTCTCATCTTCCCTCTGCTCATCCCTCTCCATCACATTGGGGCCTGTGTAGCTGCAATTCACTCTCACATCTCTGTGCTGGGCGAGCGTGCGCGCACGGTGTGCAGAGACATGCACTCTTACGCGCGCACACAAGCCCTCTACATCAGTGAGCTGCATTGATAAATAGCTTCAAATTAACGTTCACACAGATTGACTGCTGTCCTTTCGCTTCTCTCAAAAGGACTGGCCGTTATGATGGGCTGATCAATATTGATTTGATGGTCAGATCCACAGTCTAATCTACTGTGTGAAATAGTGTGTAATTCAATTACTGAAACCATGAAGCAGTTTGTGTCATCACCATCAATAAGGTATTGGGGCTTTTGACTGCAACATTATTAATTGAATTACAGCAGAGTGGAAGAGGTTAAATCTACTTCTGCATGCTTATAATAATGGAAGCTCAATGTCATGACGCCTTTTCACACCTACTTGAGAGCCAATTACATATTTGTGTTGTTGGTTCCAGTACTGGTTCCCAGCACAAGGGCAGGATGTATGTAGAAGCAAAGGGGTTTCCGTGTAGAAGTCGTTGGTCCTGAGCTCAACACTAAAAAGTGTTGCtgggttttaatgtttaatgatgTCACCTGGGAACCTGCTGTCACACAGAAAAGTGCTGAAGCACTTTTTGTTTCTTCCTGGCAGTTTGAAGGTAGGAAAGTGTGTAAATTTTCCAAAATACTCATTCACACCTTCCTGAGAAGAGGTTGCACACACAAAACcatttttcctgtgtgtgtaaTGCCAGTGTTGATGGAGAGAATGCAAATTGGCCAAATCAGTGGAGGTTTTGCAGTTGAATCACAAACCTCTGCTGTATTCAAACTGTACCAGAGAGACCTGACAGATCTATAGAAATGTGGGAGTGTGTTAATTTAAGAATGTCTGAGTGAAAGGAAGAGATATTGTCTGGATGAAACAATGCTGCCAGCTGATCTGTGCTCCTGTTTTAAATTTTAACCACTTTTCTTTGCCACCTAGAGCTTTCCTTCTAAAACAGTCTGAGATATGTCTTTCACTTGCTGATAAACCACTTTTTAAATCCAGATTTAGACATACTGTTCTCTGCTCAGAGCTTAATTCTCCGTGAACGATGCTTATAAACGCAAGATATCATACTTGATTTGGGTCACACTTCAGAAATATATTTTGACTTATTTTAACTTTCaacttttttatatatttggAACAcaatttattcttttaaataatgGTTTTCCCTTGGGGGTCAAAGGGAGGGTGGGTGCGTCTTGCtgaagggtaccttggcagtgctctgaaggggttccgccacctccccctgctaccagCACACCATCCAATATTTTCCGCCCCTGGGTCCTGAACTGAGAAGCCTCTCAGCCCTACAGTTACCTCCGTCTCTAATAACATTAATATTCCTTATACGATACTCATATTTctctgttgtttatttttcgCTTGTCTTGTATCTTGTCCTGCCTCTCCGTTTTAGCCTCCTGCCTTTTCATGCCCCGCgttctctcttttgtcttcttAAATGTGCAGCTTGACATAGACATCATTCTAGTCTGGTTTCAGAACGAGCCACCTCAGCATAGCCTTGCAATGCTCAGGTTACGCTGCTCGGTCAGCATTTGAATGTTCCTCCCTTTTTCTGTCCTTTGTCTCTCTTACTTTTTCATTCTTTGACCTCTCTTCGACTTTACCTCCTGTGTTAGCACAAATCCTCATTGTCTAGTCTCAATTTTTTTGTTTGAGAGTGTATCAAAATTCTCACCAGTCTTTATTATTACTTTCTCCACTATATTGATGATATAGATGAATGTATACCACTACTTCCTGGTACTCCGAGGGAGCTCCTAAATCAGGTCCCAATGGTgattcttttcctccctgtggTGTTGACAGAAACAGTGGTGGGATAGTGGCGATGGCGGGCTGGTATGGCGGTAGAGGTATAAAACTGATTGAGAAGCTCAGCatgagcgagtgtgtgttttcacgatacaggaaggaagggagagcaCTGCAGCAATCTGAGAAAGTAGGTCAGACATCGACTAGCGTGAACCAtagcagaaaagagaaaagaggtaGGGAGAAGAGATagaatggaggaggaggcgggaaaAGGGTGAAGACATCGTGCTGAGGGGTTGGTTTCAATCGGTCCAGGGTGGCGGGACTGGAGAAAACAAACCCTCTTCGAACTAACACAActgctttgttttttctaaTTCAACTTTACATTTTCAGGTAAAAACCGTCATTGGTTTTCCTGGAAGGTCACATCTGTAGATTAACGCTTGTCCGCCAGTCTCCCCCATAAATACACCCGGGGACGCTGGGTCTTAAATCTTCTGCTCAGTGTGCTTCTGTCATGAAGGCACTTAAGAGAAAATATCTGTAGCTCCTCCTCCAATATCCAGTTCAAAGAAAagctggcagagaggagagagacctTTCAAGAAAAATAAGCCAAAGCTGCTGCCTCTTTGGCTTATTAGTAAgtatgttgctgctgctgttacatAAGTGTACATGTCTGAAAATgcatggtgacacacacacacacactcacaaacacatacatacatgtgggcatgcacacacacaatagaTGCACGGTACTCAGGCTCCGTATATATATGGACCCCACTCAAGTATGAATTACCTCTTCCTTTTGCTCTTCAGGCCatgtctgtgttttattatttatttgataAGGCACAAAGTATACAGCATCTATAAATACACTGCAGGGCTCATAGGAATGGATGGGAAAGTGGTGCAGTagccacacacgcacactcacacattcacacacgcacgctggTGCTGTCACGCCACTGGCTTTTGGAGGTTGCAGTTAAATACGACTTGTGGACGTAAGCATGCACAGATAGCCAGTGTCAGGAATATTGCATTGAGTGGGGaggaagcaaaaacaaacacactgagaTCTCTGTGGCGCTCTGTGAATCACGCTTAACACTTGGCTTATTGTTTGCTCCCTGTTCAGGGTGTTATCTCCAAGGAAATAAGGCATGCACAAACAAACGCGGAGACACTGCAGTAAAGATGAGGCGACACATCGAGAAGCAACGATCTTTGACCGCTGCATTTTTCATGACGTCTCAGCATCTTGTCCACTGCAGCACATTTAGCCACTAAAACTTTAGGCCAAGAATTTGTTGcatggtttttgttttcttcagctgCTAACGCCAACACATGACAGGGCTTCAATTTTCATCACAATCATTCACGACTGTCACGTACAATTGTGTCCAATTTGACAGTAGTACAGACTGTGCCATGGTCTGCTGGACAGCTGCACATAAAAGAGCTAGATCATAAAGTGTCTCTAAAGCATTCAGTGTCATTGGTTTCTACAGCACTgaattttaattttcctttcacTTTGCTGTTACAGTGCTGTGAAattaatgttttctttctttgttttttcttttcttccagtACGTGGCATTTGCTTCCCtattcttcatcctcctctccatctccacctTCTGCATGGAGACGCATGAGGCTTTCAACACCATCCTCAACAAGACGGAGAACGTCACACAAGGCAACACTACCCATGAAGAGATTGTGTACGAAGTGGTGACAGACAGCTGGTTGACGTACGtggagggcgtgtgtgtgatctgGTTCACCATTGAGGTCCTGCTTCGGGTCACCTTCTGTCCAGACAAGTTAGAATTCTTCAAAAGCGCCCTCAACATCATCGATTTTGTTGCCATTCTGCCCTTCTATCTGGAGGTAGGCCTCAGCGGTCTCTCCTCCAAAGCTGCCAAGGATGTCCTGGGGTTCCTACGTGTCGTCCGCTTTGTCCGTATCCTCCGAATCTTCAAGCTGACCCGTCACTTTGTGGGTCTCCGCGTCCTCGGTCACACCCTGCGTGCCAGCACCAATGAATTCCTCCTGCTCATCATCTTCCTGGCCCTTGGCGTCCTCATCTTTGCCACTATGATCTACTATGCCGAACGAATTGGAGCCGATCCGGACGACCCAACAGCCAGTGCTCACACCAACTTCAAGAACATTCCGATTGGATTTTGGTGGGCCGTTGTGACCATGACAACTCTGGGCTATGGAGACATGTACCCAGAGACGTGGTCCGGGATGCTGGTGGGTGCGCTGTGTGCCTTGGCCGGTGTGCTGACCATTGCCATGCCTGTACCTGTAATTGTCAACAACTTCGGCATGTATTATTCGCTAGCCATGGCCAAGCAGAAGCTGCCCAAAAAGAAGAACAAACATATCCCCCGAGCACCCCAACCAGGATCCCCTAACTACTGCAAGCCCGATGCCCTGGCTATGGCCACTGCATCACCGCAAAGGCTCTTGGGAAATGTCTTGGGAGGAGTGATGGGTTCTGGTGGGATAGGAGGCGACTGTCCTCTCGCCCAAGAAGAAATTATTGAGATTAACAGAGGTGAGAGATTTAATGGTAAGGCATTTTTGGTCTCATATCCATTTGGTATTATTCATAATGTTGTAATTGACCGTTTGATTAATGATTAATGATTTTAATGGTCAGCGGTGGATTAGGAGTTGTTCTTAACCCACACTGGAGAACTTACTAGGACAGCAGAACCCACATGTACTTTATCTGTTAACTCCATAGTTGTCTTCAACTTTCCATCTGTTAGTATGCAAGAGCATGGAAGAAAAGTCAATTACCTGTTAAAACTGCTAATGTATCTCAAATAGGGCTGACTGCACAATAATTTGTCTCTGACATTAGTGGCAGAGCAGTGATTTGgctctttgtctgctttttaCATGCTGTAGCATCAGGGCATCTGTAGTGTGTAACAATAATGCACCTTTAATGCCTTCCTTAACTGCCCGAGTCATCAGTGAGCCAGAGATTATTCCTCACGTCTGCCTGGCTTTCCTCCAGTCTGAAGAGGTTTCTTGCAGGTTTTGCATTGTGTAACAGGAAGTTGTAGGCCTGTTCTCACTAATTGGCCTGTAACCCTTCAGACAGTCGGCTCCATGAATTCTCTGCAGTATTATCACTACATACTCCGCACAGAGCGCTACATAATCAGTGTGGGTGGGCACGGCTCTCCATTGACTAAATATTGATGCCGCTTGAAATGTTTGACAGTTTTTATGGTGCAGATTTCATGTTGCCGTTAGTCAGCCTGTCTGTATAGTAAGTAAATAGGTATCACTGTAGCGTCCTTGTTCGATCCAAGGATATGACCTAAGCACAACATATTAATTTTGTTCTAAAGGTATTGTTAATAagaaaaaattaaatgaatctTGGAAAATGTAATGCTCCTGCATACGTTTTCCCTCCTCACTTTCTCTGCAGATTCCAAGCAGAATGGTGACGCAGCCTCAGCCGCCTTGGCTAACGAGGACTGCCCCACCATAGACCAGGTGCTCAGCCCCGATGAACGGAGCCCCATTGGGCGGGGATCCACCCGAGAACGCTATCAGCAGGACCAcgcctgcttcctgctcaacACCAGGGAATTTCGTGCCACAGATGGGAATGTGCGGAAAGGTACGTTTCACACCAGGAGACGGATGCATAAATATTCCTGTTTAtgtacacagaaacacacagtaaGATGCTGGGGGTAACATGCTGTGAACACATAATAAATATGTATAGCTTGCAGCAGAAGGTACTCATATATGTC includes these proteins:
- the kcnc3b gene encoding potassium voltage-gated channel subfamily C member 3b isoform X4, which produces MLSSVCVSSFKGRKGGNKSSNKACYSADMTCPSESDKIVINCGGVRHETYRSTLKTLPGTRLSWLTEPDAFSNFDYDPKLDEFFFDRHPSVFSFILNYYRTGKLHCPNDVCGPLFEEELAFWGIDETDVEACCWMNYRQHRDAEEALDSFETPEPDAPDDDPALGGADGDLKRLCMQEDARKAGWWKTWQPRIWALFEDPYSSKYARYVAFASLFFILLSISTFCMETHEAFNTILNKTENVTQGNTTHEEIVYEVVTDSWLTYVEGVCVIWFTIEVLLRVTFCPDKLEFFKSALNIIDFVAILPFYLEVGLSGLSSKAAKDVLGFLRVVRFVRILRIFKLTRHFVGLRVLGHTLRASTNEFLLLIIFLALGVLIFATMIYYAERIGADPDDPTASAHTNFKNIPIGFWWAVVTMTTLGYGDMYPETWSGMLVGALCALAGVLTIAMPVPVIVNNFGMYYSLAMAKQKLPKKKNKHIPRAPQPGSPNYCKPDALAMATASPQRLLGNVLGGVMGSGGIGGDCPLAQEEIIEINRDSKQNGDAASAALANEDCPTIDQVLSPDERSPIGRGSTRERYQQDHACFLLNTREFRATDGNVRKEAAALAPSPASPLTEDWYKMEGSLLQQDLNANSTSSWIKP
- the kcnc3b gene encoding potassium voltage-gated channel subfamily C member 3b isoform X7; translation: MLSSVCVSSFKGRKGGNKSSNKACYSADMTCPSESDKIVINCGGVRHETYRSTLKTLPGTRLSWLTEPDAFSNFDYDPKLDEFFFDRHPSVFSFILNYYRTGKLHCPNDVCGPLFEEELAFWGIDETDVEACCWMNYRQHRDAEEALDSFETPEPDAPDDDPALGGADGDLKRLCMQEDARKAGWWKTWQPRIWALFEDPYSSKYARYVAFASLFFILLSISTFCMETHEAFNTILNKTENVTQGNTTHEEIVYEVVTDSWLTYVEGVCVIWFTIEVLLRVTFCPDKLEFFKSALNIIDFVAILPFYLEVGLSGLSSKAAKDVLGFLRVVRFVRILRIFKLTRHFVGLRVLGHTLRASTNEFLLLIIFLALGVLIFATMIYYAERIGADPDDPTASAHTNFKNIPIGFWWAVVTMTTLGYGDMYPETWSGMLVGALCALAGVLTIAMPVPVIVNNFGMYYSLAMAKQKLPKKKNKHIPRAPQPGSPNYCKPDALAMATASPQRLLGNVLGGVMGSGGIGGDCPLAQEEIIEINRGERFNDSKQNGDAASAALANEDCPTIDQVLSPDERSPIGRGSTRERYQQDHACFLLNTREFRATDGNVRKVLSF
- the kcnc3b gene encoding potassium voltage-gated channel subfamily C member 3b isoform X8; the encoded protein is MLSSVCVSSFKGRKGGNKSSNKACYSADMTCPSESDKIVINCGGVRHETYRSTLKTLPGTRLSWLTEPDAFSNFDYDPKLDEFFFDRHPSVFSFILNYYRTGKLHCPNDVCGPLFEEELAFWGIDETDVEACCWMNYRQHRDAEEALDSFETPEPDAPDDDPALGGADGDLKRLCMQEDARKAGWWKTWQPRIWALFEDPYSSKYARYVAFASLFFILLSISTFCMETHEAFNTILNKTENVTQGNTTHEEIVYEVVTDSWLTYVEGVCVIWFTIEVLLRVTFCPDKLEFFKSALNIIDFVAILPFYLEVGLSGLSSKAAKDVLGFLRVVRFVRILRIFKLTRHFVGLRVLGHTLRASTNEFLLLIIFLALGVLIFATMIYYAERIGADPDDPTASAHTNFKNIPIGFWWAVVTMTTLGYGDMYPETWSGMLVGALCALAGVLTIAMPVPVIVNNFGMYYSLAMAKQKLPKKKNKHIPRAPQPGSPNYCKPDALAMATASPQRLLGNVLGGVMGSGGIGGDCPLAQEEIIEINRDSKQNGDAASAALANEDCPTIDQVLSPDERSPIGRGSTRERYQQDHACFLLNTREFRATDGNVRKVLSF
- the kcnc3b gene encoding potassium voltage-gated channel subfamily C member 3b isoform X2; its protein translation is MLSSVCVSSFKGRKGGNKSSNKACYSADMTCPSESDKIVINCGGVRHETYRSTLKTLPGTRLSWLTEPDAFSNFDYDPKLDEFFFDRHPSVFSFILNYYRTGKLHCPNDVCGPLFEEELAFWGIDETDVEACCWMNYRQHRDAEEALDSFETPEPDAPDDDPALGGADGDLKRLCMQEDARKAGWWKTWQPRIWALFEDPYSSKYARYVAFASLFFILLSISTFCMETHEAFNTILNKTENVTQGNTTHEEIVYEVVTDSWLTYVEGVCVIWFTIEVLLRVTFCPDKLEFFKSALNIIDFVAILPFYLEVGLSGLSSKAAKDVLGFLRVVRFVRILRIFKLTRHFVGLRVLGHTLRASTNEFLLLIIFLALGVLIFATMIYYAERIGADPDDPTASAHTNFKNIPIGFWWAVVTMTTLGYGDMYPETWSGMLVGALCALAGVLTIAMPVPVIVNNFGMYYSLAMAKQKLPKKKNKHIPRAPQPGSPNYCKPDALAMATASPQRLLGNVLGGVMGSGGIGGDCPLAQEEIIEINRDSKQNGDAASAALANEDCPTIDQVLSPDERSPIGRGSTRERYQQDHACFLLNTREFRATDGNVRKGCVISRVSTSSEKSRSLSNISGMAGSSLRLAPISSPPYESYEAPGPLHRCRSPIPSIL
- the kcnc3b gene encoding potassium voltage-gated channel subfamily C member 3b isoform X6; this translates as MLSSVCVSSFKGRKGGNKSSNKACYSADMTCPSESDKIVINCGGVRHETYRSTLKTLPGTRLSWLTEPDAFSNFDYDPKLDEFFFDRHPSVFSFILNYYRTGKLHCPNDVCGPLFEEELAFWGIDETDVEACCWMNYRQHRDAEEALDSFETPEPDAPDDDPALGGADGDLKRLCMQEDARKAGWWKTWQPRIWALFEDPYSSKYARYVAFASLFFILLSISTFCMETHEAFNTILNKTENVTQGNTTHEEIVYEVVTDSWLTYVEGVCVIWFTIEVLLRVTFCPDKLEFFKSALNIIDFVAILPFYLEVGLSGLSSKAAKDVLGFLRVVRFVRILRIFKLTRHFVGLRVLGHTLRASTNEFLLLIIFLALGVLIFATMIYYAERIGADPDDPTASAHTNFKNIPIGFWWAVVTMTTLGYGDMYPETWSGMLVGALCALAGVLTIAMPVPVIVNNFGMYYSLAMAKQKLPKKKNKHIPRAPQPGSPNYCKPDALAMATASPQRLLGNVLGGVMGSGGIGGDCPLAQEEIIEINRGERFNDSKQNGDAASAALANEDCPTIDQVLSPDERSPIGRGSTRERYQQDHACFLLNTREFRATDGNVRKGRHCSASVTKV
- the kcnc3b gene encoding potassium voltage-gated channel subfamily C member 3b isoform X1, whose translation is MLSSVCVSSFKGRKGGNKSSNKACYSADMTCPSESDKIVINCGGVRHETYRSTLKTLPGTRLSWLTEPDAFSNFDYDPKLDEFFFDRHPSVFSFILNYYRTGKLHCPNDVCGPLFEEELAFWGIDETDVEACCWMNYRQHRDAEEALDSFETPEPDAPDDDPALGGADGDLKRLCMQEDARKAGWWKTWQPRIWALFEDPYSSKYARYVAFASLFFILLSISTFCMETHEAFNTILNKTENVTQGNTTHEEIVYEVVTDSWLTYVEGVCVIWFTIEVLLRVTFCPDKLEFFKSALNIIDFVAILPFYLEVGLSGLSSKAAKDVLGFLRVVRFVRILRIFKLTRHFVGLRVLGHTLRASTNEFLLLIIFLALGVLIFATMIYYAERIGADPDDPTASAHTNFKNIPIGFWWAVVTMTTLGYGDMYPETWSGMLVGALCALAGVLTIAMPVPVIVNNFGMYYSLAMAKQKLPKKKNKHIPRAPQPGSPNYCKPDALAMATASPQRLLGNVLGGVMGSGGIGGDCPLAQEEIIEINRGERFNDSKQNGDAASAALANEDCPTIDQVLSPDERSPIGRGSTRERYQQDHACFLLNTREFRATDGNVRKGCVISRVSTSSEKSRSLSNISGMAGSSLRLAPISSPPYESYEAPGPLHRCRSPIPSIL
- the kcnc3b gene encoding potassium voltage-gated channel subfamily C member 3b isoform X3, which codes for MLSSVCVSSFKGRKGGNKSSNKACYSADMTCPSESDKIVINCGGVRHETYRSTLKTLPGTRLSWLTEPDAFSNFDYDPKLDEFFFDRHPSVFSFILNYYRTGKLHCPNDVCGPLFEEELAFWGIDETDVEACCWMNYRQHRDAEEALDSFETPEPDAPDDDPALGGADGDLKRLCMQEDARKAGWWKTWQPRIWALFEDPYSSKYARYVAFASLFFILLSISTFCMETHEAFNTILNKTENVTQGNTTHEEIVYEVVTDSWLTYVEGVCVIWFTIEVLLRVTFCPDKLEFFKSALNIIDFVAILPFYLEVGLSGLSSKAAKDVLGFLRVVRFVRILRIFKLTRHFVGLRVLGHTLRASTNEFLLLIIFLALGVLIFATMIYYAERIGADPDDPTASAHTNFKNIPIGFWWAVVTMTTLGYGDMYPETWSGMLVGALCALAGVLTIAMPVPVIVNNFGMYYSLAMAKQKLPKKKNKHIPRAPQPGSPNYCKPDALAMATASPQRLLGNVLGGVMGSGGIGGDCPLAQEEIIEINRGERFNDSKQNGDAASAALANEDCPTIDQVLSPDERSPIGRGSTRERYQQDHACFLLNTREFRATDGNVRKEAAALAPSPASPLTEDWYKMEGSLLQQDLNANSTSSWIKP
- the kcnc3b gene encoding potassium voltage-gated channel subfamily C member 3b isoform X5, which produces MLSSVCVSSFKGRKGGNKSSNKACYSADMTCPSESDKIVINCGGVRHETYRSTLKTLPGTRLSWLTEPDAFSNFDYDPKLDEFFFDRHPSVFSFILNYYRTGKLHCPNDVCGPLFEEELAFWGIDETDVEACCWMNYRQHRDAEEALDSFETPEPDAPDDDPALGGADGDLKRLCMQEDARKAGWWKTWQPRIWALFEDPYSSKYARYVAFASLFFILLSISTFCMETHEAFNTILNKTENVTQGNTTHEEIVYEVVTDSWLTYVEGVCVIWFTIEVLLRVTFCPDKLEFFKSALNIIDFVAILPFYLEVGLSGLSSKAAKDVLGFLRVVRFVRILRIFKLTRHFVGLRVLGHTLRASTNEFLLLIIFLALGVLIFATMIYYAERIGADPDDPTASAHTNFKNIPIGFWWAVVTMTTLGYGDMYPETWSGMLVGALCALAGVLTIAMPVPVIVNNFGMYYSLAMAKQKLPKKKNKHIPRAPQPGSPNYCKPDALAMATASPQRLLGNVLGGVMGSGGIGGDCPLAQEEIIEINRGERFNDSKQNGDAASAALANEDCPTIDQVLSPDERSPIGRGSTRERYQQDHACFLLNTREFRATDGNVRKGCVISRVCRHCSASVTKV